In Pedobacter sp. W3I1, one DNA window encodes the following:
- a CDS encoding glycoside hydrolase family 2 TIM barrel-domain containing protein — MKRRFILFWCLISMFCSLKAQQTEKLYLSGTGNDNTVNWDFFCTAGANSGKWTSIPVPSNWELQGFGKYNYGFNKEENKGKEQGLYKYTFKVPAAWKNKKINIVFEGSMTDTEVKINGKSAGETHQGSFYVFRYDISKLVKLVGDNLLEVKVSKHSANQSVNEAERKADFWIFGGIFRPVYLEALPQTHIDRIQINAQANGNLNTLLSYSGDADKVEVALFGKDGKKFGDQFTTPLKKGNKNVQLNHQFSNPALWSSEFPNLYTVTFTLIKDGKEIHQVSKKIGFRTIEVKERDGVYVNGVKMKFKGVNRHSFYPSSGRTTSKKISITDVLLMKEMNMNAVRMSHYPPDGHFLDVCDSLGLFVMDELAGWHGTYNTPTGTKLMKEMMLNDENHPSIIFWANGNEGGHNRELDHLFAEEDLQKRPLIHPWEVFGGFETTHYREFNYGIGNYDHGHHILMPTEFLHGMWDGGHGAGIEDYWNAMWNNPLSAGGFLWDFADQAVVRTDKNGELDTDGNHGPDGIVGPYHEKEGSFFTIKEVWSPVFVEKREMTPGFDGSFTLENRYAFTNLNQCTFSWKFKKLKAGEDAEFKTGKADAPNIKPFEKGKLQVNLPADWRNFDALYLTANGPDGKELFTWSFPIALPQDDAAKIVVKTGASKVILKEDAKTYQVSANGIGLIFDKTTGLLQQAKNAKGVIPFSNGPVLQEGVNNFKNFTTKIDGQNLVISSTFDKKESYNTLQWTIYPSGWLKMEVKYFPSDYFTTFVGLNFSYPESEIKGVEYKGNGPYRVWKNRMKGTQFGIWKKDYNNSATGEAPWQYPEFKGYYSNMYWCEFMGKQQSFKVVTDREDVFLRLFTPKKSKDTEYDNMSPTFPNGDISFMNGISAIGTKTQKPETTGPMGMKNIYYDFDKDPSRALDMTLYFDFSGL, encoded by the coding sequence ATGAAGCGCAGATTTATACTTTTCTGGTGTTTAATATCTATGTTTTGCTCGCTAAAAGCACAGCAAACAGAAAAATTATACCTATCGGGAACCGGAAACGACAATACGGTTAATTGGGATTTTTTCTGCACAGCTGGCGCAAATTCGGGAAAATGGACAAGCATTCCTGTTCCTTCAAACTGGGAACTGCAGGGTTTTGGAAAATATAATTACGGTTTCAATAAAGAGGAAAATAAAGGCAAAGAACAAGGGCTTTATAAATACACCTTTAAGGTTCCTGCAGCCTGGAAAAACAAAAAAATCAATATCGTTTTCGAAGGTTCGATGACGGATACTGAGGTTAAAATCAACGGAAAATCTGCCGGAGAAACACATCAGGGTTCGTTTTATGTGTTTAGATACGATATTTCTAAATTGGTAAAACTTGTTGGCGATAATTTACTTGAAGTAAAAGTATCTAAACATTCAGCAAACCAATCGGTTAATGAGGCAGAACGAAAAGCGGATTTCTGGATTTTTGGTGGCATTTTCAGACCTGTTTACCTTGAAGCGCTACCACAAACGCATATCGATCGAATCCAAATTAATGCGCAAGCCAACGGCAATTTGAATACGCTATTGAGTTATTCTGGAGATGCTGACAAAGTTGAAGTAGCACTTTTCGGAAAAGACGGCAAGAAGTTCGGTGATCAATTTACAACTCCATTAAAAAAAGGAAATAAAAATGTACAGTTGAATCATCAGTTTTCCAATCCGGCATTATGGTCATCAGAGTTCCCAAACTTATACACAGTAACCTTTACTTTGATCAAAGATGGTAAAGAGATTCATCAGGTTTCGAAAAAGATCGGTTTTAGAACGATTGAAGTAAAAGAACGCGACGGTGTGTATGTAAATGGAGTGAAAATGAAATTCAAAGGCGTAAACCGCCATTCATTTTACCCATCATCAGGCAGAACTACCAGTAAAAAAATCAGCATTACCGACGTTTTATTAATGAAGGAAATGAATATGAATGCTGTTCGCATGTCGCATTATCCACCTGATGGACATTTCTTAGATGTTTGCGATTCGCTGGGTTTATTTGTGATGGACGAACTGGCTGGCTGGCATGGCACCTATAATACGCCAACCGGAACAAAATTGATGAAAGAAATGATGTTAAATGATGAAAATCATCCATCAATTATATTTTGGGCGAACGGAAACGAGGGTGGGCACAACCGCGAACTCGACCACCTGTTCGCTGAAGAAGATCTGCAAAAACGACCTTTAATTCACCCATGGGAGGTTTTCGGTGGATTTGAAACCACGCATTACCGCGAATTTAACTATGGAATCGGCAATTACGATCATGGCCATCACATCTTAATGCCAACAGAATTTCTACATGGTATGTGGGATGGCGGTCATGGTGCAGGTATTGAAGATTACTGGAATGCCATGTGGAACAATCCGCTTTCAGCAGGTGGTTTCCTTTGGGATTTTGCCGACCAGGCCGTAGTTCGTACCGATAAAAATGGAGAACTGGATACCGACGGAAATCACGGTCCTGATGGGATTGTTGGTCCGTATCACGAAAAAGAAGGTAGTTTCTTTACCATTAAAGAAGTTTGGAGTCCTGTTTTTGTGGAGAAAAGAGAAATGACACCTGGATTTGATGGCTCATTCACCCTGGAAAACCGTTATGCTTTCACCAATCTCAACCAATGTACTTTTAGCTGGAAATTCAAAAAACTGAAAGCAGGTGAGGATGCTGAATTTAAAACAGGTAAAGCCGACGCACCAAACATCAAACCTTTCGAAAAAGGAAAATTACAGGTCAACCTTCCCGCAGATTGGAGAAATTTTGATGCACTTTATTTAACTGCAAACGGACCAGATGGTAAAGAATTATTTACCTGGAGTTTCCCGATTGCACTACCTCAAGATGATGCAGCGAAAATTGTGGTCAAAACAGGTGCATCAAAAGTGATTTTAAAAGAAGATGCCAAAACTTATCAGGTTTCGGCCAATGGGATCGGTTTAATTTTCGATAAAACAACTGGATTACTGCAACAGGCTAAAAATGCTAAAGGTGTAATTCCGTTTTCAAATGGCCCAGTTCTACAAGAGGGGGTAAATAATTTCAAAAATTTCACTACCAAAATAGATGGCCAAAACTTAGTGATTTCTTCCACATTTGATAAAAAAGAAAGCTATAACACTTTACAATGGACCATTTATCCATCTGGTTGGTTAAAAATGGAAGTAAAATATTTTCCATCGGATTACTTTACCACTTTTGTTGGATTGAATTTTTCTTACCCTGAATCAGAAATTAAAGGGGTTGAATATAAAGGAAACGGACCATACCGCGTTTGGAAGAACAGGATGAAAGGCACACAGTTTGGCATCTGGAAAAAGGATTATAACAATTCTGCAACAGGCGAAGCACCTTGGCAATACCCGGAATTTAAAGGTTATTATTCGAATATGTATTGGTGCGAATTTATGGGCAAGCAACAGTCATTCAAGGTGGTAACGGATAGGGAAGATGTTTTCTTAAGGCTATTTACGCCTAAGAAATCGAAAGATACAGAATATGATAATATGAGTCCGACTTTTCCTAATGGAGATATTTCCTTTATGAATGGTATTTCGGCCATTGGCACAAAAACACAAAAACCAGAAACAACCGGACCTATGGGAATGAAGAATATTTATTACGATTTTGATAAAGATCCATCAAGAGCATTGGATATGACCTTGTATTTTGATTTTTCAGGGTTGTAG
- a CDS encoding sialate O-acetylesterase, with the protein MTKLIILLSLFSFSANAKILLPQILSSNMVLQRDKPINIWGFASPGEKIEVAFAGQKKETVADKNGNWLIILAPLKTSSKPQMMSISGSNKIELSNILVGEVWICSGQSNMEYAMRKLAKIPKPKNEKLGFPSDEVAKAKNTQIRIFLVNRKQLNKPDSIHKSWAVAQDSALRSFSAVGYFFAKEVQEKLGIPVGMISSAIPGSALEPWISENAFAQEDYFKNQKVSNDPGKFYPTMIEPLTPFKIRGFLWYQGETNCFLNEKISYAYKMKVLISSWRKAWKENDLAFYYVQIAPFNYSKTKGKVPVDENTEPEFWEAQAQLLRLPNTGMVSTNDLTDSNEDLHPTYKWEVGRRLALWALANTYHKKNDFSGPVYKSTSFKEGKALLDFDYLKANSIKPITGFTIAGKDGKFINAAAVAKNGKVVVSAKEIKLPVAVRYNWTENPSGNFYSNGLPALPFRTDNPLTKTFKTN; encoded by the coding sequence ATGACGAAACTAATAATCCTCCTTTCACTATTCTCTTTCTCAGCCAACGCAAAAATCCTGCTGCCTCAAATCTTATCGAGCAATATGGTTTTGCAGCGGGATAAACCGATCAATATCTGGGGTTTTGCTTCACCTGGCGAAAAAATAGAAGTAGCTTTCGCAGGTCAGAAAAAGGAAACGGTGGCTGATAAAAACGGAAACTGGCTTATTATTTTAGCGCCATTAAAAACATCTTCAAAACCTCAAATGATGTCCATCAGCGGCTCAAATAAAATTGAACTCAGCAATATTTTGGTGGGCGAGGTTTGGATATGCTCAGGGCAATCCAATATGGAATATGCCATGCGTAAACTGGCCAAAATCCCCAAACCTAAAAACGAAAAGTTGGGTTTTCCATCAGATGAAGTTGCAAAAGCGAAAAATACCCAGATCCGGATTTTTTTAGTTAACCGTAAACAACTGAATAAACCAGATTCAATTCATAAAAGTTGGGCAGTAGCACAAGATTCAGCATTACGTTCTTTTTCGGCCGTAGGTTATTTCTTCGCCAAGGAAGTTCAGGAGAAACTGGGCATTCCTGTTGGCATGATCTCTTCGGCCATTCCAGGCAGTGCACTTGAACCATGGATTTCAGAAAATGCCTTTGCACAGGAAGATTATTTCAAAAATCAAAAAGTAAGTAATGATCCGGGCAAGTTTTATCCGACGATGATTGAACCTTTAACACCGTTTAAAATCAGAGGATTTCTTTGGTATCAGGGTGAAACAAATTGCTTTTTGAATGAGAAGATCAGTTATGCCTATAAAATGAAAGTCCTTATTAGCAGCTGGCGCAAAGCCTGGAAAGAAAACGACCTTGCATTTTATTACGTCCAGATTGCACCTTTCAACTACTCCAAAACCAAAGGTAAGGTACCTGTTGATGAAAATACAGAACCCGAATTTTGGGAGGCACAAGCGCAATTGTTACGACTGCCAAATACAGGAATGGTTTCTACTAATGATTTAACCGATTCGAACGAAGACTTACACCCAACATACAAATGGGAAGTGGGCAGAAGACTCGCACTTTGGGCTTTGGCTAATACCTATCATAAAAAAAATGATTTTTCAGGTCCGGTTTATAAATCCACATCTTTTAAAGAGGGGAAAGCTTTATTGGATTTCGATTATTTGAAAGCGAATTCAATAAAGCCTATAACAGGATTTACAATTGCTGGTAAAGATGGTAAATTCATCAATGCAGCGGCTGTTGCAAAAAATGGGAAGGTTGTAGTTTCTGCGAAAGAGATTAAATTACCTGTGGCAGTACGTTACAACTGGACGGAGAACCCATCAGGGAATTTTTACAGCAACGGTTTACCTGCTTTACCTTTCCGTACTGATAACCCCTTAACTAAAACTTTTAAAACCAATTAA
- a CDS encoding glycoside hydrolase family 43 protein, whose amino-acid sequence MYKLKSITSFRLAIIGLLLCGLTSCSKQAYLFTSFHEPANEGLRLLYSYDAYHWTDLNKTFLKPAVGTQKVLRDPSIAQGPDGTFHLVWTCSWKGDKGFGYASSKDLINWSEQKFIPVMESEPKTVNVWAPEIFFDDERNEYVIIWASTIPFRFAKGIEEEENNHRMYSITTKDFITFSKPKLFLDPGFSVIDAVIVKRTSKDYVLVLKDNTRPNRNLKVAFATDALGPYKKVSETFSPKLTEGPTVVKIGKDWLIYFDAYGQKIYSAYKTADFKTFKDVTAEVSIPEGHKHGTIIKVKRKVIENLLNL is encoded by the coding sequence GTGTACAAACTAAAGTCCATAACATCATTTCGCTTAGCTATAATTGGCCTGCTGCTTTGTGGATTAACATCCTGCTCAAAACAGGCTTACCTGTTTACCTCTTTCCACGAGCCTGCAAATGAAGGATTAAGGCTTTTATACAGCTATGATGCTTACCATTGGACAGATTTGAATAAAACTTTCCTGAAACCTGCCGTTGGCACCCAAAAGGTATTACGTGATCCATCCATCGCACAAGGACCAGACGGCACTTTCCATTTAGTTTGGACCTGCAGCTGGAAAGGCGATAAAGGTTTTGGTTATGCCAGTTCAAAAGACCTGATCAATTGGAGCGAACAGAAATTTATTCCGGTAATGGAAAGCGAGCCGAAAACGGTGAATGTTTGGGCACCTGAAATTTTCTTCGATGATGAAAGAAACGAATATGTAATCATCTGGGCTTCAACCATACCATTCCGCTTTGCTAAAGGAATAGAAGAAGAAGAAAACAATCACAGGATGTACAGCATTACCACAAAAGATTTTATCACCTTCTCGAAACCAAAATTATTTCTAGATCCAGGTTTTAGTGTGATCGATGCGGTGATTGTGAAAAGGACAAGCAAAGATTATGTATTGGTTTTAAAAGACAATACACGCCCGAACAGAAACTTAAAGGTCGCTTTCGCAACAGATGCTTTAGGACCTTACAAAAAGGTTTCGGAAACTTTTAGCCCAAAATTAACCGAGGGGCCAACTGTGGTAAAGATTGGAAAAGACTGGCTGATTTATTTTGATGCCTATGGACAAAAGATTTATTCAGCCTATAAAACAGCCGATTTTAAAACTTTTAAGGATGTGACTGCAGAAGTTTCGATACCCGAAGGGCATAAACACGGAACGATTATAAAAGTGAAAAGGAAAGTGATTGAGAACTTATTGAATCTATAA
- a CDS encoding six-hairpin glycosidase, with product MKIFKILCLSITLTFAAQNSQAQDTVRYTGKTLVNADYHHGQLSPVMGVHNIQTFRANREHPELAENFGWTYNHAPMLAYWNNKFYIEYLSDKVGESIPPGQTLVQSSKDGYTWTKPEVIFPIYRIPDGTTKEGRTDVAKDLDAVMHQRMGFYVSSKNVFLVLGFYAISFDAKDDPNDGHGIGRAVREIQPDGKYGPIYFIHYNPGYSEKNTKYPLYTKSKSKAFIEACKELLANKLMTQQWNEEADRKDPLITLQKQYKAFSYYHLPDGRVVGLWKNALTAISNDNGKSWPENASRAPGFVNSNAKIWGQKTSDGYYATVYNPSEYRWPLAISTSKNGLDYTNLLLVNGEITPMRYGGNYKSYGPQYVRGIEEGNGKPADGKLWVTYSMNKEDIWVSSVPVPVKDQATQHVNDYFEKLPKSKELEMWNIYSPLWAPVKVEDGALVLRDKDPFDYAKAERIFPVGRKTITSFSVTPKQNNFGLLEIELQDAKGMATVRLTFDTAGTLSAKAGARYKNFMKYEAGKSYDIKLKLDAHTRFYTITVNGKDVLTSLAFQPVADVSRIVFRTGDVRRFPDIDTPADQTYDLKNAGESTKEAVYSIKYLKTEGF from the coding sequence ATGAAAATATTTAAAATACTTTGTTTAAGCATAACACTAACATTTGCAGCACAAAACTCGCAAGCGCAAGATACGGTGCGTTATACAGGCAAAACTTTGGTTAATGCAGATTACCACCACGGGCAACTTTCGCCGGTAATGGGTGTGCATAACATTCAAACTTTCCGTGCAAACAGAGAACACCCGGAACTGGCAGAAAACTTCGGCTGGACCTATAACCATGCACCGATGCTCGCTTACTGGAACAATAAATTTTATATCGAATATCTGAGTGATAAAGTTGGTGAAAGCATTCCACCAGGACAAACTTTGGTTCAATCATCAAAAGATGGTTACACCTGGACTAAACCTGAAGTAATATTTCCTATTTACCGAATCCCTGATGGCACCACAAAAGAGGGAAGAACTGATGTAGCAAAAGATTTAGATGCCGTAATGCATCAACGCATGGGCTTTTATGTTTCCTCTAAAAATGTATTCCTGGTTTTGGGCTTTTACGCGATCAGTTTCGACGCAAAAGACGACCCGAATGATGGGCATGGAATTGGCAGGGCTGTTCGCGAGATTCAGCCAGATGGAAAATACGGTCCGATTTATTTCATCCATTATAATCCCGGCTATTCAGAAAAGAACACTAAATATCCATTGTATACTAAAAGCAAAAGCAAAGCTTTTATTGAGGCTTGTAAGGAGTTATTAGCAAATAAATTAATGACGCAACAATGGAATGAAGAGGCCGATAGAAAGGATCCTTTAATCACTTTACAAAAACAATATAAAGCATTCAGCTATTATCATTTACCGGATGGAAGAGTGGTTGGTTTGTGGAAAAATGCCTTAACCGCAATCAGCAATGATAACGGCAAAAGCTGGCCGGAAAATGCTTCCCGTGCACCTGGTTTTGTAAACAGCAATGCTAAAATCTGGGGACAAAAAACATCAGATGGTTATTATGCAACGGTTTATAATCCATCAGAATACCGATGGCCGCTAGCCATTTCGACCAGTAAAAATGGTTTAGATTATACCAACCTTTTGTTGGTTAATGGTGAAATCACACCCATGCGCTATGGTGGCAATTACAAATCTTATGGTCCGCAATATGTACGTGGTATTGAAGAAGGTAATGGAAAACCTGCCGATGGCAAACTGTGGGTAACTTATAGCATGAATAAGGAAGATATCTGGGTTTCTTCAGTGCCTGTGCCTGTTAAAGATCAGGCTACCCAGCATGTAAATGATTATTTTGAGAAGCTTCCTAAAAGCAAAGAACTGGAAATGTGGAATATTTATAGTCCGCTTTGGGCGCCGGTTAAAGTTGAAGATGGAGCTTTGGTTTTAAGGGATAAAGATCCCTTTGACTATGCAAAGGCAGAGCGGATATTTCCGGTGGGTAGAAAAACAATTACCTCGTTTTCGGTTACACCAAAACAAAATAATTTCGGTTTGCTGGAAATCGAATTGCAAGATGCTAAAGGGATGGCAACCGTACGATTGACTTTCGATACCGCTGGTACATTAAGTGCCAAAGCTGGCGCACGTTATAAAAACTTCATGAAATATGAGGCTGGAAAGAGCTATGATATTAAATTGAAACTTGATGCGCACACCAGATTTTATACGATAACCGTAAATGGAAAAGATGTTTTAACTAGCCTGGCTTTTCAGCCGGTAGCCGATGTTTCGCGAATTGTTTTCCGTACAGGCGATGTTCGCCGCTTTCCAGATATAGATACACCTGCCGATCAGACTTATGACTTAAAAAATGCTGGTGAATCAACAAAAGAGGCAGTTTATTCGATTAAATACTTAAAAACGGAGGGATTTTGA
- a CDS encoding glycoside hydrolase family 140 protein, protein MNLKLKIFLLAVFSCLAFGCKQKPHFGDKSLLVSENGRYLTTGDGKPFFWLGDTGWLLLSRLTREEANTYLEDRKQKGFNVIQVMLLHDVPSRNVYLDSSVVHADVSKPMLTTGNNPKDSLAYDYWDHVDYIVDKAAEKGLYMALVPVWGTNVKAKKVNKDQAKAYSEFLAKRYKEKWNIIWLNGGDIKGSEGAPVWNTIGETLRANDPNHLITFHPRGRTASSQWFQNAKWCDFDMVQSGHRRYDQDTSKNEKLHYGEDNWKYIEADYKLKPTKPTIDGEPSYEDIPQGLHDTLQPRWTDSDVRRYGYWSVFAGAFGYTYGHNSVMQMYKKTDLKPAYGPKDQWVTAINAPGAKQMQYLKNLMLSHSYFDRVPDQTLVAGKNGEKYERVLATRGEEFALLYTYTGRNFSVQMGKIDGDEVKASWFDPRTSKITPIGEFENKGIKEFNPPGEPANGNDWVLVLEEI, encoded by the coding sequence ATGAATCTTAAATTAAAAATATTCCTGCTTGCTGTGTTTTCTTGCCTTGCTTTTGGCTGTAAACAAAAACCTCATTTTGGCGATAAAAGTCTTTTGGTTTCAGAAAACGGACGGTATTTAACCACGGGTGATGGTAAACCTTTCTTTTGGCTTGGCGATACGGGCTGGCTTTTATTGAGCCGCTTAACCCGCGAAGAGGCAAATACCTATCTCGAAGACCGTAAACAAAAAGGTTTTAATGTAATTCAGGTGATGTTATTACACGATGTGCCATCAAGAAATGTGTATCTGGATTCTTCGGTCGTTCATGCTGATGTTTCCAAACCAATGCTTACAACAGGCAACAATCCTAAAGATTCTTTGGCCTACGATTATTGGGATCACGTAGATTATATTGTAGATAAGGCCGCAGAAAAGGGACTTTACATGGCTTTAGTTCCGGTTTGGGGTACAAATGTAAAAGCCAAAAAAGTGAATAAAGATCAGGCAAAAGCCTATTCCGAATTTTTGGCTAAACGTTATAAAGAAAAATGGAATATCATCTGGTTAAATGGTGGTGATATTAAAGGGAGTGAAGGTGCCCCCGTTTGGAATACCATTGGTGAAACCTTAAGGGCAAACGATCCGAATCATTTAATTACTTTCCATCCAAGAGGCAGAACTGCTTCTTCACAATGGTTCCAAAATGCAAAATGGTGCGATTTCGACATGGTTCAATCTGGTCACCGCCGTTATGATCAGGATACCTCTAAAAATGAGAAATTACATTATGGAGAAGATAACTGGAAATACATCGAAGCCGATTATAAACTGAAACCGACCAAACCTACAATTGATGGTGAACCTTCGTACGAGGATATTCCACAAGGTTTGCACGACACTTTACAACCACGCTGGACAGATAGCGATGTGAGAAGATATGGTTATTGGTCGGTTTTTGCGGGTGCTTTCGGTTATACCTACGGTCATAATTCGGTTATGCAGATGTATAAAAAAACAGATTTAAAACCTGCTTATGGTCCAAAAGACCAATGGGTAACAGCAATAAATGCCCCCGGAGCAAAACAGATGCAATACCTGAAAAATTTAATGCTTTCACATTCATACTTCGACCGTGTACCTGATCAGACTTTGGTTGCTGGAAAAAATGGGGAAAAGTATGAGCGTGTTCTTGCTACAAGAGGCGAAGAGTTCGCCTTGCTTTATACTTATACAGGCAGAAATTTCAGTGTACAGATGGGAAAAATTGATGGTGATGAAGTAAAAGCATCGTGGTTTGATCCAAGGACCAGTAAAATTACGCCAATTGGAGAATTTGAAAATAAAGGCATAAAGGAATTTAACCCACCAGGCGAACCGGCAAATGGAAATGATTGGGTGTTGGTGTTGGAGGAGATATAA